The following proteins are encoded in a genomic region of Oryctolagus cuniculus chromosome 6, mOryCun1.1, whole genome shotgun sequence:
- the GRM6 gene encoding metabotropic glutamate receptor 6 isoform X4, with amino-acid sequence MPALQIPQISYASTAPELSDSTRYDFFSRVVPPDSYQAQAMVDIVRALGWNYVSTLASEGNYGESGVEAFVQISREAGGVCIAQSIKIPREPKPGEFNKVIKRLMETPNARGIIIFANEDDIRRVLEATRQANLTGHFLWVGSDSWGSKTSPILSLEDVAVGAITILPKRASIDGFDQYFMTRSLENNRRNIWFAEFWEENFNCKLTSSGGQSDEATRKCTGEERIGQDSAYEQEGKVQFVIDAVYAIAHALHSMHQALCPGYTGLCPAMEPTDGRTLLQYIRAVRFNGSAGTPVMFNENGDAPGRYDIFQYQATNGSASSGGYQVVGQWAEALRLDVEALQWSGDPHEVPPSQCSLPCGPGERKKMVKGVPCCWHCEACDGYRFQVDEFTCEACPRDMRPTPNHTGCRPTPVVRLTWSSPWAAPPLLLAVLGIMATTTVVGTFVRHNNTPIVRASGRELSYVLLTGIFLIYAVTFLMVAEPGAAVCATRRLFLGLGTTLSYSALLTKTNRIYRIFEQGKRSVTPPPFISPTSQLVITFSLTSLQVVGVIAWLGAQPPHSVIDYEEQRTVDPEQARGVLKCDMSDLSLIGCLGYSLLLMVTCTVYAIKARGVPETFNEAKPIGFTMYTTCIVWLAFVPIFFGTAQSAEKIYIQTTTLTVSLSLSASVSLGMLYVPKTYVILFHPEQNVAKRKRSLKTTSTVAAPPKGADTEDPK; translated from the exons atgccggcactgcag ATTCCCCAGATCAGCTACGCCTCCACAGCCCCAGAGCTCAGCGACTCCACACGCTACGACTTCTTCTCCAGAGTGGTGCCCCCCGACTCTTACCAGGCCCAGGCCATGGTGGACATTGTGCGGGCCTTGGGGTGGAACTACGTCTCCACACTGGCCTCCGAGGGCAACTACGGCGAGAGTGGGGTTGAGGCTTTTGTGCAGATCTCCCGCGAGGCTG GGGGCGTCTGTATTGCCCAGTCCATCAAGATTCCCAGGGAGCCtaagcctggcgaattcaacaaGGTGATCAAGAGGCTCATGGAAACACCCAACGCCCGGGGCATCATCATCTTCGCCAATGAGGACGACATCAG AAGAGTCCTGGAAGCAACGCGCCAAGCCAACCTGACTGGCCATTTCCTGTGGGTGGGCTCGGACAGCTGGGGGTCCAAGACCTCCCCCATCTTGAGCCTGGAGGATGTGGCCGTGGGGGCGATCACCATCCTACCCAAGAGGGCTTCCATTGATG GATTTGATCAATACTTCATGACTCGCTCCCTGGAGAACAACCGCAGGAACATCTGGTTTGCAGAATTCTGGGAAGAGAATTTTAACTGCAAACTGACCAGCTCCGGTGGCCAATCAGATGAGGCTACCCGCAAGTGCACAG GTGAGGAACGCATCGGACAGGACTCTGCCTATGAGCAGGAAGGGAAGGTGCAGTTTGTGATCGATGCTGTGTACGCCATTGCTCACGCCCTCCACAGCATGCACCAGGCCCTCTGCCCCGGGTACACGGGCCTGTGCCCGGCCATGGAGCCCACCGATGGGCGGACACTGCTGCAGTATATTCGAGCTGTGCGCTTCAATG GCAGTGCTGGAACCCCTGTGATGTTCAATGAGAATGGTGATGCACCAGGACGCTATGACATCTTCCAATACCAGGCAACCAACGGCAGTGCCAGCAGCGGCGGGTACCAAGTTGTGGGCCAATGGGCAGAGGCCCTTAGACTGGAT GTGGAAGCCCTGCAATGGTCAGGTGACCCTCACGAGGTGCCCCCTTCTCAATGCAGCCTCCCCTGTGGGCCAGGGGAGCGGAAGAAGATGGTGAAGGGCGTGCCCTGCTGTTGGCACTGCGAGGCCTGTGACGGGTACCGCTTCCAGGTGGACGAGTTCACTTGCGAGGCCTGCCCTAGAGACATGAGGCCCACGCCCAACCACACGGGCTGCCGGCCCACGCCCGTGGTGCGCCTCACCTGGTCCTCCCCCtgggcggccccgcccctcctcctggcTGTGCTGGGCATCATGGCGACCACCACGGTGGTGGGCACCTTCGTGCGCCACAACAACACGCCAATCGTGCGCGCCTCTGGCCGTGAGCTCAGCTACGTGCTCCTCACCGGCATCTTCCTCATCTACGCCGTCACTTTCCTCATGGTGGCCGAGCCCGGGGCGGCTGTGTGTGCCACTCGCCGACTCTTCCTGGGCCTGGGCACCACACTCAGCTATTCGGCACTGCTCACCAAGACCAACCGCATCTACCGTATCTTCGAGCAGGGCAAGCGTTCCGTCACGCCTCCGCCCTTCATCAGCCCTACCTCACAGCTCGTCATCACCTTCAGCCTCACCTCCTTGCAG GTGGTGGGAGTGATCGCATGGCTGGGGGCTCAGCCCCCGCACAGCGTGATTGACTACGAAGAGCAGCGCACAGTGGACCCAGAGCAGGCCAGAGGGGTGCTCAAGTGTGACATGTCAGATCTGTCCCTCATCGGCTGCCTGGGCTACAGCCTGCTGCTCATGGTCACGTGCACCGTGTACGCCATCAAGGCCCGAGGCGTCCCTGAGACCTTCAATGAGGCCAAGCCCATCGGCTTCACCATGTACACCACCTGCATCGTCTGGCTGGCTTTCGTGCCTATCTTCTTTGGCACTGCCCAGTCAGCTGAAAAG ATCTACATCCAAACAACCACGCT
- the GRM6 gene encoding metabotropic glutamate receptor 6 isoform X2, which yields MARLLLALLAWLAQMSPVRAAGSVRLAGGLTLGGLFPVHARGAAGRACGQLKKEQGVHRLEAMLYALDRVNADPELLPGVRLGARLLDTCSRDTYALEQALSFVQALIRGRGDGDEAAVRCPGGVPPLRAAPPERVVAVVGASASSVSIMVANVLRLFAIPQISYASTAPELSDSTRYDFFSRVVPPDSYQAQAMVDIVRALGWNYVSTLASEGNYGESGVEAFVQISREAGGVCIAQSIKIPREPKPGEFNKVIKRLMETPNARGIIIFANEDDIRRVLEATRQANLTGHFLWVGSDSWGSKTSPILSLEDVAVGAITILPKRASIDGFDQYFMTRSLENNRRNIWFAEFWEENFNCKLTSSGGQSDEATRKCTGSAGTPVMFNENGDAPGRYDIFQYQATNGSASSGGYQVVGQWAEALRLDVEALQWSGDPHEVPPSQCSLPCGPGERKKMVKGVPCCWHCEACDGYRFQVDEFTCEACPRDMRPTPNHTGCRPTPVVRLTWSSPWAAPPLLLAVLGIMATTTVVGTFVRHNNTPIVRASGRELSYVLLTGIFLIYAVTFLMVAEPGAAVCATRRLFLGLGTTLSYSALLTKTNRIYRIFEQGKRSVTPPPFISPTSQLVITFSLTSLQVVGVIAWLGAQPPHSVIDYEEQRTVDPEQARGVLKCDMSDLSLIGCLGYSLLLMVTCTVYAIKARGVPETFNEAKPIGFTMYTTCIVWLAFVPIFFGTAQSAEKIYIQTTTLTVSLSLSASVSLGMLYVPKTYVILFHPEQNVAKRKRSLKTTSTVAAPPKGADTEDPK from the exons ATGGCACGGCTGCTGCTGGCGCTGCTGGCGTGGCTGGCTCAGATGAGCCCGGTGCGCGCCGCGGGCTCGGTGCGCCTGGCGGGCGGCCTCACGCTGGGCGGCCTGTTCCCGGTGCACGCGCGCGGCGCGGCGGGCCGGGCGTGCGGGCAGCTGAAGAAGGAGCAGGGCGTGCACCGGCTCGAAGCCATGCTGTACGCTCTGGACCGCGTAAACGCCGACCCCGAGCTGCTGCCCGGCGTGCGCCTGGGCGCGCGGCTGCTAGACACCTGTTCGCGGGACACGTACGCGCTGGAGCAGGCTCTGAGCTTCGTGCAGGCGCTGATCCGCGGCCGCGGGGACGGCGACGAGGCTGCCGTGCGCTGTCCCGGAGGCGTCCCCCCGCTGCGCGCCGCGCCTCCAGAGCGCGTGGTGGCGGTGGTGGGCGCCTCGGCCAGCTCCGTCTCCATCATGGTGGCCAACGTGCTGCGTCTGTTCGCG ATTCCCCAGATCAGCTACGCCTCCACAGCCCCAGAGCTCAGCGACTCCACACGCTACGACTTCTTCTCCAGAGTGGTGCCCCCCGACTCTTACCAGGCCCAGGCCATGGTGGACATTGTGCGGGCCTTGGGGTGGAACTACGTCTCCACACTGGCCTCCGAGGGCAACTACGGCGAGAGTGGGGTTGAGGCTTTTGTGCAGATCTCCCGCGAGGCTG GGGGCGTCTGTATTGCCCAGTCCATCAAGATTCCCAGGGAGCCtaagcctggcgaattcaacaaGGTGATCAAGAGGCTCATGGAAACACCCAACGCCCGGGGCATCATCATCTTCGCCAATGAGGACGACATCAG AAGAGTCCTGGAAGCAACGCGCCAAGCCAACCTGACTGGCCATTTCCTGTGGGTGGGCTCGGACAGCTGGGGGTCCAAGACCTCCCCCATCTTGAGCCTGGAGGATGTGGCCGTGGGGGCGATCACCATCCTACCCAAGAGGGCTTCCATTGATG GATTTGATCAATACTTCATGACTCGCTCCCTGGAGAACAACCGCAGGAACATCTGGTTTGCAGAATTCTGGGAAGAGAATTTTAACTGCAAACTGACCAGCTCCGGTGGCCAATCAGATGAGGCTACCCGCAAGTGCACAG GCAGTGCTGGAACCCCTGTGATGTTCAATGAGAATGGTGATGCACCAGGACGCTATGACATCTTCCAATACCAGGCAACCAACGGCAGTGCCAGCAGCGGCGGGTACCAAGTTGTGGGCCAATGGGCAGAGGCCCTTAGACTGGAT GTGGAAGCCCTGCAATGGTCAGGTGACCCTCACGAGGTGCCCCCTTCTCAATGCAGCCTCCCCTGTGGGCCAGGGGAGCGGAAGAAGATGGTGAAGGGCGTGCCCTGCTGTTGGCACTGCGAGGCCTGTGACGGGTACCGCTTCCAGGTGGACGAGTTCACTTGCGAGGCCTGCCCTAGAGACATGAGGCCCACGCCCAACCACACGGGCTGCCGGCCCACGCCCGTGGTGCGCCTCACCTGGTCCTCCCCCtgggcggccccgcccctcctcctggcTGTGCTGGGCATCATGGCGACCACCACGGTGGTGGGCACCTTCGTGCGCCACAACAACACGCCAATCGTGCGCGCCTCTGGCCGTGAGCTCAGCTACGTGCTCCTCACCGGCATCTTCCTCATCTACGCCGTCACTTTCCTCATGGTGGCCGAGCCCGGGGCGGCTGTGTGTGCCACTCGCCGACTCTTCCTGGGCCTGGGCACCACACTCAGCTATTCGGCACTGCTCACCAAGACCAACCGCATCTACCGTATCTTCGAGCAGGGCAAGCGTTCCGTCACGCCTCCGCCCTTCATCAGCCCTACCTCACAGCTCGTCATCACCTTCAGCCTCACCTCCTTGCAG GTGGTGGGAGTGATCGCATGGCTGGGGGCTCAGCCCCCGCACAGCGTGATTGACTACGAAGAGCAGCGCACAGTGGACCCAGAGCAGGCCAGAGGGGTGCTCAAGTGTGACATGTCAGATCTGTCCCTCATCGGCTGCCTGGGCTACAGCCTGCTGCTCATGGTCACGTGCACCGTGTACGCCATCAAGGCCCGAGGCGTCCCTGAGACCTTCAATGAGGCCAAGCCCATCGGCTTCACCATGTACACCACCTGCATCGTCTGGCTGGCTTTCGTGCCTATCTTCTTTGGCACTGCCCAGTCAGCTGAAAAG ATCTACATCCAAACAACCACGCT
- the GRM6 gene encoding metabotropic glutamate receptor 6 isoform X3: MTATTGAELIRSQEPGARSFFLVSHAGVGAQGLGPSSPAFPGHSRELDRKRNSRDSNRRPYGMPALQIPQISYASTAPELSDSTRYDFFSRVVPPDSYQAQAMVDIVRALGWNYVSTLASEGNYGESGVEAFVQISREAGGVCIAQSIKIPREPKPGEFNKVIKRLMETPNARGIIIFANEDDIRRVLEATRQANLTGHFLWVGSDSWGSKTSPILSLEDVAVGAITILPKRASIDGFDQYFMTRSLENNRRNIWFAEFWEENFNCKLTSSGGQSDEATRKCTGEERIGQDSAYEQEGKVQFVIDAVYAIAHALHSMHQALCPGYTGLCPAMEPTDGRTLLQYIRAVRFNGSAGTPVMFNENGDAPGRYDIFQYQATNGSASSGGYQVVGQWAEALRLDVEALQWSGDPHEVPPSQCSLPCGPGERKKMVKGVPCCWHCEACDGYRFQVDEFTCEACPRDMRPTPNHTGCRPTPVVRLTWSSPWAAPPLLLAVLGIMATTTVVGTFVRHNNTPIVRASGRELSYVLLTGIFLIYAVTFLMVAEPGAAVCATRRLFLGLGTTLSYSALLTKTNRIYRIFEQGKRSVTPPPFISPTSQLVITFSLTSLQVVGVIAWLGAQPPHSVIDYEEQRTVDPEQARGVLKCDMSDLSLIGCLGYSLLLMVTCTVYAIKARGVPETFNEAKPIGFTMYTTCIVWLAFVPIFFGTAQSAEKIYIQTTTLTVSLSLSASVSLGMLYVPKTYVILFHPEQNVAKRKRSLKTTSTVAAPPKGADTEDPK, from the exons atgactgcaaccaccggagctgagctgatccgaagccaggagccaggagccaggagcttcttcctggtctcccacgcaggtgtaggggcccaaggacttgggccatcttctcctgctttcccaggccatagcagagagctggatcggaagaggaacagccgggactcgaaccgacgcccatatgggatgccggcactgcag ATTCCCCAGATCAGCTACGCCTCCACAGCCCCAGAGCTCAGCGACTCCACACGCTACGACTTCTTCTCCAGAGTGGTGCCCCCCGACTCTTACCAGGCCCAGGCCATGGTGGACATTGTGCGGGCCTTGGGGTGGAACTACGTCTCCACACTGGCCTCCGAGGGCAACTACGGCGAGAGTGGGGTTGAGGCTTTTGTGCAGATCTCCCGCGAGGCTG GGGGCGTCTGTATTGCCCAGTCCATCAAGATTCCCAGGGAGCCtaagcctggcgaattcaacaaGGTGATCAAGAGGCTCATGGAAACACCCAACGCCCGGGGCATCATCATCTTCGCCAATGAGGACGACATCAG AAGAGTCCTGGAAGCAACGCGCCAAGCCAACCTGACTGGCCATTTCCTGTGGGTGGGCTCGGACAGCTGGGGGTCCAAGACCTCCCCCATCTTGAGCCTGGAGGATGTGGCCGTGGGGGCGATCACCATCCTACCCAAGAGGGCTTCCATTGATG GATTTGATCAATACTTCATGACTCGCTCCCTGGAGAACAACCGCAGGAACATCTGGTTTGCAGAATTCTGGGAAGAGAATTTTAACTGCAAACTGACCAGCTCCGGTGGCCAATCAGATGAGGCTACCCGCAAGTGCACAG GTGAGGAACGCATCGGACAGGACTCTGCCTATGAGCAGGAAGGGAAGGTGCAGTTTGTGATCGATGCTGTGTACGCCATTGCTCACGCCCTCCACAGCATGCACCAGGCCCTCTGCCCCGGGTACACGGGCCTGTGCCCGGCCATGGAGCCCACCGATGGGCGGACACTGCTGCAGTATATTCGAGCTGTGCGCTTCAATG GCAGTGCTGGAACCCCTGTGATGTTCAATGAGAATGGTGATGCACCAGGACGCTATGACATCTTCCAATACCAGGCAACCAACGGCAGTGCCAGCAGCGGCGGGTACCAAGTTGTGGGCCAATGGGCAGAGGCCCTTAGACTGGAT GTGGAAGCCCTGCAATGGTCAGGTGACCCTCACGAGGTGCCCCCTTCTCAATGCAGCCTCCCCTGTGGGCCAGGGGAGCGGAAGAAGATGGTGAAGGGCGTGCCCTGCTGTTGGCACTGCGAGGCCTGTGACGGGTACCGCTTCCAGGTGGACGAGTTCACTTGCGAGGCCTGCCCTAGAGACATGAGGCCCACGCCCAACCACACGGGCTGCCGGCCCACGCCCGTGGTGCGCCTCACCTGGTCCTCCCCCtgggcggccccgcccctcctcctggcTGTGCTGGGCATCATGGCGACCACCACGGTGGTGGGCACCTTCGTGCGCCACAACAACACGCCAATCGTGCGCGCCTCTGGCCGTGAGCTCAGCTACGTGCTCCTCACCGGCATCTTCCTCATCTACGCCGTCACTTTCCTCATGGTGGCCGAGCCCGGGGCGGCTGTGTGTGCCACTCGCCGACTCTTCCTGGGCCTGGGCACCACACTCAGCTATTCGGCACTGCTCACCAAGACCAACCGCATCTACCGTATCTTCGAGCAGGGCAAGCGTTCCGTCACGCCTCCGCCCTTCATCAGCCCTACCTCACAGCTCGTCATCACCTTCAGCCTCACCTCCTTGCAG GTGGTGGGAGTGATCGCATGGCTGGGGGCTCAGCCCCCGCACAGCGTGATTGACTACGAAGAGCAGCGCACAGTGGACCCAGAGCAGGCCAGAGGGGTGCTCAAGTGTGACATGTCAGATCTGTCCCTCATCGGCTGCCTGGGCTACAGCCTGCTGCTCATGGTCACGTGCACCGTGTACGCCATCAAGGCCCGAGGCGTCCCTGAGACCTTCAATGAGGCCAAGCCCATCGGCTTCACCATGTACACCACCTGCATCGTCTGGCTGGCTTTCGTGCCTATCTTCTTTGGCACTGCCCAGTCAGCTGAAAAG ATCTACATCCAAACAACCACGCT
- the GRM6 gene encoding metabotropic glutamate receptor 6 precursor (The RefSeq protein has 2 substitutions compared to this genomic sequence), translating into MARLLLALLAWLAQMSPVRAAGSVRLAGGLTLGGLFPVHARGAAGRACGQLKKEQGVHRLEAMLYALDRVNADPELLPGVRLGARLLDTCSRDTYALEQALSFVQALIRGRGDGDEAAVRCPGGVPPLRAAPPERVVAVVGASASSVSIMVANVLRLFAIPQISYASTAPELSDSTRYDFFSRVVPPDSYQAQAMVDIVRALGWNYVSTLASEGNYGESGVEAFVQISREAGGVCIAQSIKIPREPKPGEFNKVIKRLMETPNARGIIIFANEDDIRRVLEATRQANLTGHFLWVGSDSWGSKTSPVLSLEDVAVGAITILPKRASIDGFDQYFMTRSLENNRRNIWFAEFWEENFNCKLTSSGGQSDEATRKCTGEERIGQDSAYEQEGKVQFVIDAVYAIAHALHSMHQALCPGYTGLCPAMEPTDGRTLLQYIRAVRFNGSAGTPVMFNENGDAPGRYDIFQYQATNGSASSGGYQVVGQWAEALRLDVEALQWSGDPHEVPPSQCSLPCGPGERKKMVKGVPCCWHCEACDGYRFQVDEFTCEACPRDMRPTPNHTGCRPTPVVRLTWSSPWAAPPLLLAVLGIMATTTVVGTFVRHNNTPIVRASGRELSYVLLTGIFLIYAVTFLMVAEPGAAVCATRRLFLGLGTTLSYSALLTKTNRIYRIFEQGKRSVTPPPFISPTSQLVITFSLTSLQVVGVIAWLGAQPPHSVIDYEEQRTVDPEQARGVLKCDMSDLSLIGCLGYSLLLMVTCTVYAIKARGVPETFNEAKPIGFTMYTTCIVWLAFVPIFFGTAQSAEKIYIQTTTLTVSLSLSASVSLGMLYVPKTYVILFHPEQNVQKRKRSLKTTSTVAAPPKGADTEDPK; encoded by the exons ATGGCACGGCTGCTGCTGGCGCTGCTGGCGTGGCTGGCTCAGATGAGCCCGGTGCGCGCCGCGGGCTCGGTGCGCCTGGCGGGCGGCCTCACGCTGGGCGGCCTGTTCCCGGTGCACGCGCGCGGCGCGGCGGGCCGGGCGTGCGGGCAGCTGAAGAAGGAGCAGGGCGTGCACCGGCTCGAAGCCATGCTGTACGCTCTGGACCGCGTAAACGCCGACCCCGAGCTGCTGCCCGGCGTGCGCCTGGGCGCGCGGCTGCTAGACACCTGTTCGCGGGACACGTACGCGCTGGAGCAGGCTCTGAGCTTCGTGCAGGCGCTGATCCGCGGCCGCGGGGACGGCGACGAGGCTGCCGTGCGCTGTCCCGGAGGCGTCCCCCCGCTGCGCGCCGCGCCTCCAGAGCGCGTGGTGGCGGTGGTGGGCGCCTCGGCCAGCTCCGTCTCCATCATGGTGGCCAACGTGCTGCGTCTGTTCGCG ATTCCCCAGATCAGCTACGCCTCCACAGCCCCAGAGCTCAGCGACTCCACACGCTACGACTTCTTCTCCAGAGTGGTGCCCCCCGACTCTTACCAGGCCCAGGCCATGGTGGACATTGTGCGGGCCTTGGGGTGGAACTACGTCTCCACACTGGCCTCCGAGGGCAACTACGGCGAGAGTGGGGTTGAGGCTTTTGTGCAGATCTCCCGCGAGGCTG GGGGCGTCTGTATTGCCCAGTCCATCAAGATTCCCAGGGAGCCtaagcctggcgaattcaacaaGGTGATCAAGAGGCTCATGGAAACACCCAACGCCCGGGGCATCATCATCTTCGCCAATGAGGACGACATCAG AAGAGTCCTGGAAGCAACGCGCCAAGCCAACCTGACTGGCCATTTCCTGTGGGTGGGCTCGGACAGCTGGGGGTCCAAGACCTCCCCCATCTTGAGCCTGGAGGATGTGGCCGTGGGGGCGATCACCATCCTACCCAAGAGGGCTTCCATTGATG GATTTGATCAATACTTCATGACTCGCTCCCTGGAGAACAACCGCAGGAACATCTGGTTTGCAGAATTCTGGGAAGAGAATTTTAACTGCAAACTGACCAGCTCCGGTGGCCAATCAGATGAGGCTACCCGCAAGTGCACAG GTGAGGAACGCATCGGACAGGACTCTGCCTATGAGCAGGAAGGGAAGGTGCAGTTTGTGATCGATGCTGTGTACGCCATTGCTCACGCCCTCCACAGCATGCACCAGGCCCTCTGCCCCGGGTACACGGGCCTGTGCCCGGCCATGGAGCCCACCGATGGGCGGACACTGCTGCAGTATATTCGAGCTGTGCGCTTCAATG GCAGTGCTGGAACCCCTGTGATGTTCAATGAGAATGGTGATGCACCAGGACGCTATGACATCTTCCAATACCAGGCAACCAACGGCAGTGCCAGCAGCGGCGGGTACCAAGTTGTGGGCCAATGGGCAGAGGCCCTTAGACTGGAT GTGGAAGCCCTGCAATGGTCAGGTGACCCTCACGAGGTGCCCCCTTCTCAATGCAGCCTCCCCTGTGGGCCAGGGGAGCGGAAGAAGATGGTGAAGGGCGTGCCCTGCTGTTGGCACTGCGAGGCCTGTGACGGGTACCGCTTCCAGGTGGACGAGTTCACTTGCGAGGCCTGCCCTAGAGACATGAGGCCCACGCCCAACCACACGGGCTGCCGGCCCACGCCCGTGGTGCGCCTCACCTGGTCCTCCCCCtgggcggccccgcccctcctcctggcTGTGCTGGGCATCATGGCGACCACCACGGTGGTGGGCACCTTCGTGCGCCACAACAACACGCCAATCGTGCGCGCCTCTGGCCGTGAGCTCAGCTACGTGCTCCTCACCGGCATCTTCCTCATCTACGCCGTCACTTTCCTCATGGTGGCCGAGCCCGGGGCGGCTGTGTGTGCCACTCGCCGACTCTTCCTGGGCCTGGGCACCACACTCAGCTATTCGGCACTGCTCACCAAGACCAACCGCATCTACCGTATCTTCGAGCAGGGCAAGCGTTCCGTCACGCCTCCGCCCTTCATCAGCCCTACCTCACAGCTCGTCATCACCTTCAGCCTCACCTCCTTGCAG GTGGTGGGAGTGATCGCATGGCTGGGGGCTCAGCCCCCGCACAGCGTGATTGACTACGAAGAGCAGCGCACAGTGGACCCAGAGCAGGCCAGAGGGGTGCTCAAGTGTGACATGTCAGATCTGTCCCTCATCGGCTGCCTGGGCTACAGCCTGCTGCTCATGGTCACGTGCACCGTGTACGCCATCAAGGCCCGAGGCGTCCCTGAGACCTTCAATGAGGCCAAGCCCATCGGCTTCACCATGTACACCACCTGCATCGTCTGGCTGGCTTTCGTGCCTATCTTCTTTGGCACTGCCCAGTCAGCTGAAAAG ATCTACATCCAAACAACCACGCT